Below is a window of Candidatus Atribacteria bacterium DNA.
ATTTTTATCTGGGTCAGTTTCTACTACTCCTATAGCTATGATGCATTTATATAGTTGAGCTCTTTTTTTCACCTCGGCAATTAATTCTAGAGTTGATTTCTGGAATTCAAAAGAGTTTTTCACGATAAGCGGGGAAATATAATAAGCCGGGTAAACGCATTCCGGTAAAACCATTAATTGAGGGTGTGAATCCGCTGCCCGATCAATCATTCTTAAAATATTTTCTTTATTTTCAAATCTGTCGTTATACTCTCGTGCGCTTACTTGAAGGCAAGCTACCTTTAATTTTTTTGTCATTCCTAAAATCCTCCTTCCTTTTCTATACTTTCTACAAAAAATTTAAAATTCCTGCTATAATAGAAAAAATAATTTATATTTTTAAAAGGTAAACTTTGGTGCCTGGCACTAAAGTTTACCTTTTGGGAAGAGGAAGGGTATGCTTCAAGGAAAATTAGTAAATTTAAGAGCGGTAGAAAAAGAAGACCTGGAAGAAATAATGAAATGGGTAAATGACCGGGAAATTACCAAGTATTTATCTGCTTTTCTATATCCCGTTTCTCGAGCGGAAGAAGAAAAGTTTTTAGAAAGAGCAATGAATCATCATGATACTGAGAAAAATCTGGTTATAGAAACCAAAGAGGGAAATTATATTGGCCAGGTAAGTTTACATAATATTGATTGGAAGAATAGGAATGCAGAATTAGGAATTGTAATTGGTAACAAAGAATATTGGGGCAAAGGTTATGGTACAGATGCCATAAAAATTCTAATCAATCATGCTTTTAATCAGATGAATTTGTATAAAGTATATCTTCGAGTCTTTGATTATAACCAAAGAGGTATAAAGTGCTACGAGAAATGTGGATTTCAGGAAGAGGGAAGGCTAAGAAAAGGTCAATTTTATGGCGGAAAATATTATGATATAATCTTGATGGGGATATTAAAAGGTGAGTTTGAAAATATTAAATAAGGGATTAGCGTAAAGTAAAGAGAATAGTTTGAAAATTTATTGAATATTTTGGCGGAATTTGCATGAATCTTTTTGAAAATTATAAAAAAAATAAAATGAATAACAGTGCTCCTCTGGCTGATAGAATCAGACCGGAAAAATTAGAAGATTTTTTGGGGCAGGAAAAGATTATTGGTCCGGGTAAGCCTTTACGTCAGGCAATCGAAGAAGATGAACTTCAATCGATTATTCTCTGGGGTCCGCCTGGTTCGGGGAAAACAACTTTAGCTCGAATTATCGCCAAAATAACTAAGACTCATTTTGTCCCTTTTAGTGCGGCTATTTCAGGTGTACCTGCCTTGAGAAAAATTATTAAAGAAGCACAAGACCGGCGAAAATATCAACAGCAAAGGACTATTTTATTTGTGGATGAAATTCATAGGTTTAATAAAGCACAACAGGATGCTTTTTTACCATATGTAGAAGATGGAACCATTATACTAATTGGAGCTACCACCGAAAATCCCTCTTTTGAGGTTATTTCTCCTCTTTTATCAAGGTCAACTGTTTATATATTAGAACCATTATCTCCGGATGATTTAAAAAATATTTTGGAAAAAGCCTTGCCGGACAAAGAAAAAGGTTTGGGAAAATATAAACTGAATTTAGAACCGGAAGTCTTAGATTTTATTGTTGAACTGGCGTATGGAGATGCGCGCATTGCTTTAAATATCCTGGAGTTTGCAGTGGTAACTACCAAACCAGATTCCCAGGGTATAAAAAATATAAATATTAAAATTATCGAAGAGGTAGTTCAAAAAAGGTGCCTTCGTTATGACAAGACCGGGGAAGAACATTATAATATTATCTCTGCCCTCCATAAGAGTATGCGCGATTCTGACCCTGATGCGGCTATTTACTGGGTAGCCCGTATGTTAGAAGCAGGAGAAAATCCCCTTTATGTTGCCCGGCGACTGGTGAGATTTGCCTCGGAAGACGTAGGAAATGCCGATCCTCAGGCATTATTGGTTGCAGTTTCAGCTATGCAAGCCGTCCATTTTTTGGGAATGCCTGAAGGAAATTTGGCTTTGGCTCAAACCGCTACCTATTTAGCCTGCGCTCCTAAGAGTAATGCCCTCTACAAGGGTTATCAACTCACCAAAGAAGACATTAAAAGATGGGGACCGCTACCGGTTCCACTAGTAATTCGCAATGCCCCGACCACTCTTATGAAAAATTTAGATTACGGAAAAGGTTATAAATATGCTCATCATTTTGAAGGGGGATATGTTGTTCAGGAACATCTCCCCAGGGAATTAAAAGGAAAAAAATATTATTTTCCGACCGATAGAGGATTTGAAAAAGAGATCAAACAAAGATTGGAAAAATTAAAGGTTAAATACAACAAAGATAATCATTAATAAAAAGGAATGAATCTCATGATAGAAAATATAGAAAATAAAAAGAAAGAGGCAATCCACAGGGAATTAGACAAAGTAAGAAAAGAAGGAACAAACTTTTCCGGAAAGAAATATTATCACATCTCACTAAAAGAAATAAAGAAAATTGCCCGTAAATTGCAAACTCGGTCCCGGGAAATAGAGATATTGGCTCTACAAAATGGTGTAATTCCTGAGCGTTATCACCGTAATTTGGGAATTCTAAGCCCTCTTGAACAGGTAAAAATGCTTCAATCAAAAGTAGCTATCATCGGAGCGGGTGGATTGGGAGGAACAGTATTGGAGCTTTTGGCCAGGATAGGAATTGGAAAACTGATCATTGCTGACCAAGATATAATGGTAGAAAGTAATCTAAATCGACAATTACTTTCTACCGAAAGCAATTTAGGGCAAAGTAAAATTGAGG
It encodes the following:
- a CDS encoding replication-associated recombination protein A gives rise to the protein MNLFENYKKNKMNNSAPLADRIRPEKLEDFLGQEKIIGPGKPLRQAIEEDELQSIILWGPPGSGKTTLARIIAKITKTHFVPFSAAISGVPALRKIIKEAQDRRKYQQQRTILFVDEIHRFNKAQQDAFLPYVEDGTIILIGATTENPSFEVISPLLSRSTVYILEPLSPDDLKNILEKALPDKEKGLGKYKLNLEPEVLDFIVELAYGDARIALNILEFAVVTTKPDSQGIKNINIKIIEEVVQKRCLRYDKTGEEHYNIISALHKSMRDSDPDAAIYWVARMLEAGENPLYVARRLVRFASEDVGNADPQALLVAVSAMQAVHFLGMPEGNLALAQTATYLACAPKSNALYKGYQLTKEDIKRWGPLPVPLVIRNAPTTLMKNLDYGKGYKYAHHFEGGYVVQEHLPRELKGKKYYFPTDRGFEKEIKQRLEKLKVKYNKDNH
- a CDS encoding N-acetyltransferase, encoding MLQGKLVNLRAVEKEDLEEIMKWVNDREITKYLSAFLYPVSRAEEEKFLERAMNHHDTEKNLVIETKEGNYIGQVSLHNIDWKNRNAELGIVIGNKEYWGKGYGTDAIKILINHAFNQMNLYKVYLRVFDYNQRGIKCYEKCGFQEEGRLRKGQFYGGKYYDIILMGILKGEFENIK